aagaaatcaaattttgaaatatatataaataataaaaaaattaacttttaatataaaattattaaaataatgcatttaaataataatattaaaaaatataaaacaacaattttaataatatagtgattttttaattattaaataattataaataataccaTTAATcgagttaaattaattaaatttaaatcgattcaatttaaattttataaaattattaaaattttaattttttattttttattaatttaatttttaatagaatcAAATACTCACCGCtttgaaaactttttttttcgtCCTATCAAAGTTTGGactcttatttattattaatattttttccgAATTATTAATTACAGATCAAACTGagattttttacaaataaatattaattactttctttcgtcttataattattatttactttattttttgataattcttttattaattttttatttataatttatattaaaaacattaaattctAGAGTATTAactaaaaaatctaaatatttacgATAATAcacatttatatttaatatttaaaattttaaataataaatataaaattaaatatttttaatatattacaaTTGTAATAAAaggactaaattaaatttatataaattaatgataaattataatataatttttaaaattttatattagtaataaaatatataattttttaatttaaaatttatattgaaattaaatatattttatatttattttatacaatattaaatatattatattaaataaatttttattataaataaatttttattacataaaacattccatattaataatatatatattaaaatatttcactaatatttatactcaatattataaattatttatatattttttatatttaaaaaattttatttttcattaataatattctaaataaaataaaatattatatattttaaattataaagttttattttttttcatatttaaagtttttattataaaattttatttttttcatatgtaaagtttttattaatatttttgataatattataaaagtgGGAATAAGGAGTATATAAttagattaataaaaataacattagttgtaataaaaatatatatttaaatattattttatattaaaataaaattttataaattatattataatttctcattaatttataggaattcaatttattttttaagtataatCAATAGAAGTAATTTGAAAAAGTTTGATTTTACTTTAAATgggatataaatatgaattatcgtaaatatttaaattttttttcaaattacctAAAATACTATGAGATATTTTAATACTAAAAAACAATAATCTTATTATAGATTTATGGCTAATTTGTGCCTAAATGATAGACGCTTTGTATTGCGCTTTGTATTTTAATATTCAGTAATTTTTTcaactaataatttattttctattatttaattttaatttaaaaaaattattaataaatttatatatatataaaatattaataaaaatttaaaattgtgaaaaatgatttttttaaaagataaaattattttttaaaataatttttttattaataaaatatttttcgttaattaaattttcaaatacttTTAACAAATACTTTTAAcgcagaaaaatataaaaaaatattttctgtaaaataaataaaatttaaataatttaatttttaaaatataaaaataaaatattaattatattaaaatttaagagtgaatacttaattgagaaatgatttataaaattaaattaaatcttatttaattagaataatttaattaaaaatttaagtttgaGTGTTAAAGCTGTACttatttaattgatatttttatttaattttttaaaaagtaaaaaaaaaagaaattattttcctttattgaattaagttattttataaaaaaaaataaacttctcaaataataattaatttgaccAAACAAGGCTTTATTACGCTATAAGTTGGGATTCTATTGAGAATGAGTTGCGTTAATGATGATGTATGGTAGTTTGTTTGAGGATAAAAAATGCAGTTTACAAAAGTCAACGGTTCATCATTTTCTCTGTTAAATTTGAATTTGGTAAAGTTTCAAATTATTTCTAATTATTATTTGGAACCTAACACAAAACTTTTTCCTTTTCTCATACTTTTAAATTCTCCTCCAGCTTTTACActattaagttttaaatatttatttttaaaatttttaaaaaattcattaatttatttatattttaaaatcactgattttttataaaattaaattttttataactttaatcaaataaattaaataatatatataattaaaattataaaaattaaaaattatttaaattatttaattattttttaacaaagttaaattttataaaatattgaaattttttaatctagtgattttgaaatatgaataaactatttaattttttaaaaagttaaggacttaataataatttaccaaaaaaacttattttaactcattaaattagtaaattttgatattttaccttactttattttataaatttttaatttactctATTTAAACAGAGTGTCAAAGATAATGTTGTTTTATTTTcatctattttaaattataaattactttaaaaaaaatagtagccatttatttttttttaagacaAAACTACTAATATAAGtagtaaaattttatcaaataaataatgatattatTTGAAACAGAGAGTCGATTATacctaataaatttaatatacaaAATATGAGGAGTTAGAGTAGTGATTTATTAACTTGCAcatattttctatttaatatttattaaaaataaatttaatttaaaaaataatttaataaatattatttaatttttaatgaaataataagAGTGGAtgacatataaaaaaattattattttaattatattaattgcaTTTTCTAGATTAGGTTGGATATTAAGTTAAGTTTTTTTAGTTCTATTAATACGGTTAATCAATTTTGTAGTATTAATCCCATAGTAGTATACttcggtttaaaattaaattgaatagaataaattgaaattttattattaataaaaattaaattgattttgattagaaactgaatcaaattgatctgattcaatttgattcaattcaatttgatcggtttaattttttaataaattttttattttttaccctttatttttagtattttaaaatttaattagaatatttaaactttaatatattctactctctatattattaaaaaaatatattattattacttattagttcgatttgattttttaaattttttttaattaaaatcaaatcaaattaaaataattaaaatttttaaaattaaaattcgaactgaaataaataaaaatcgaactaaaattttaaattaatttaatttaattaaattttttaatttagatcaATTACTGCGTACCCACGGCAGTATGCTTACTCAAGGAAGAAAAAAAGATGAAAATTGATTGCAAACTATGGCTATCTGAGTTCAACATTTCCAAGACCTGCTATTTGACTCTCATCATCATTGACTCTCATATCTAATTCAAATATGAGCTTTAAGCAGTAGATTATAAATATAGAATaattgatatattaattatattaaaatttaaaaattttaatctcaTCATAATTGATTCCcatgtttttaatttaaatatgagcTTTTAAGTGatgaattataaatataaaaaattaatataatttattcaaaatatgTAAAAATCATGTTTAGctatatcaatattttttacACATTAGAATGTTAAGAAGCctaaactaattttttaaaaatatttatttttatgttataaaaataataatgtttatttaaaacataatttttttgagggaatttaaaaaagaaaatattaatatttttataaagaaaaatttccAAAACacgatatattttttatcatataattaGTAAAAGAAAAAACGATATTGATGTCGGAAAATTTCTtcaatgaataaaatatttttaatttaaatttaaaaaattattataattttaattaatatgtcatttatttattaaataaatcaatttcccTTGGAGATCATGTGGGTCAATTTTGACATCGAGGATACAGCTCAAGTTATAACCACCTGAAATCATTGTCAATGGAACTCTTGTCTGTGTGTGCGAGAGAGTCAAATTCGTAAAAAGGCAAATTATGAGATGCCAATATGCAACATATGAAAAATTAGccaaagaaaattaattaaattattacaaaatgACCCCTGTTAAGCAATTACCTTCCCACTTTCACCCCGCAAATGTCATGTCACGTCAATAGAATAAACTGTAGAATTACGTTACCTTGCCCATTTGAGCAGAAGCTCCCTGAAAAAGAAACAACCACCAAAAGAGAAAGCAGCCTCTTCTGTGTTAAAAGAGAGATGAAAACCAAACCAACCCCACTAAAATTTAGAGAGAGAAACTTATCAGCAGGAGATTGAGATtgatagagaaagagagaaagttgCAGCTTTTATAGCAGAGCCATGGCAGAGAGAGTATTTTAACTTTATCTGTGAAAtaatcctctctctctctctctcttcttctcttgcaGTTTTAGCTGGGCCATGGTACTGAACACTCAATGAGAGCACTGTAACTTACATGTCTATATCTCCTGAGCGATTTGATTGAAGTTTGAACAAAACCAACCAATAAGCTagtcttcttattcttcttctctgTTACAGATACCAAGATTTTATTAAAGAAGGAACCATACTCTCAGTTCATAACTTCACTGCAATAGCTACATTCAATGCCGGCGACTAGAACTTCAACTGTTTCTTCTCCTTCCTTCTCTTCTTCCGAGTTCTAACTGAGCGAAAAAGCCTTGAGCTTTTGGGTCAAATTAAGGTGCGTAGACGGTGTCGTGTAAGAGTTTGAAGGGATGGACAGTGTGCTTTGAAGAAAGACTTATTTTTTTGAGGGTAGTATGGCGTTTCACATAGAATTTGCCCTCTTGGCTCTGCTCCTCTGGCTGGGTTTTGGTTCTGCGGATTCCGACGACGGTGAGtgctttattttctgtttggctTAAGTCAGCCGATGCAGGAGAGTACAAAGCTGGCcgacatttttattttattctgttTTGAAAATAGCAACTTTACATAAGCTATTTTTTTAAGGATCAAGTCGTCAACGTGGGTGAGGTTGACACCGGTCCAAGCTTATAATactctctttttctttaaacatctgtgagattttaaataaaCCCTTTATTTTCTATTGTGAGTTTCATGATAAAAAGTTCAGGGCTTTATCATTTCAGAGCTTTATCATTGGTTGTGCAGCCTACAATATTGCTTTCTATGTGCCACTTTTATTGATTTTGATACTGTCTCGAAGGAGAAACGCTATTGGAGATAAAGAAGTCTTTTGGAGATGTAGACAGTGTTCTGTATGACTGGAAAGAATCCCCATCTTCATCTTCAGATTACTGCGTTTGGAGAGGAGTTGCTTGTGATAATGTCACTTTCAATGTCATTGCTCTGTGAGTCTGTTTTATTTTTCATGTTCTGGCTATGAAAGTTCATCGTAGATCATTGTCTTTTGTTGTCAGAAGTGGATCCCTTATTTCTTTTTCTGATTGGTGCTTTTTGTTGTAGTAATCTGTCAGGTTTAAATCTTGATGGGGAGATTTCGCCAGCAATAGGAAATCTCAAAGACCTGGTTTCAATGTAATATTTCCGACTTCAAATCCTTCATCTTGTGTTCATTTCACCCGCACTCTCTTTTACATTTTCTTAGCAGTTTCCTTTCAAAGACATCGAGCATatggtttttattttttgcttgcAAGCATGGATCTTATTTTGTTGAAGtcaaaattatttgttattttgcaTTCTTCAACCAGTGATCTCAGGGGAAATCGTCTCTCTGGGCAGATACCTGATGAGATAGGtgactgtttttctttgaaaagcCTGTGAGTTCTGCATCTGATAGAGACTAAATTTCATTTTTCACTCTTGTGTTTAGCTGGTTTACTTGTCTTTGTTAGTTAAATCAATAGCTTATTGGGTATTATTAGGGACCTGTCTTTTAATGAGATACATGGAGATATGCCATTTTCAATTTCAAGGTTAAAGCACCTAGAATTTCTGTAAGTATCTTTTCCAGTGTTTTTGTGTTTGAAAGCTGTGAGCGttttttcttcttcatgttAATCTGAACTTTAATTTGCCACTGCATTTTTCTCAGGATTTTGAAAAACAATCAATTGACTGGGCCAATTCCATCCACTCTGTCTCAGATTCCTAACTTGAAAGTTTTGTAAGATTTTAACCTCAATTTTACTTTTCCAATCAAATTCACATCTCCAATTCTTATATTCTACACATTTGCCCAGAGATCTAGCACAGAATAAACTCAGTGGTGAGATACCTCAGCTAATTTACTGGAATGAAGTTCTGCAGTATCTGTAAGTATATGTTTAtgaaaatttgatttgataCAATATGAAATGTAGCTTTTGTTTTAATTTCATATTCTCTGATGTATATCTCTATTGCATGGTTGCTTTCTCTTTCGAATTTGATCTAGTGGTTTGCGAGGAAACAATTTGGTGGGTACACTCTCTCCGGAAATGTGCCAGCTGACTGGGCTGTGGTACTTGTaagttttcattttcaaatgttTTCAGTCTAAGAACTCAAGACTCTTTACCTTCTGGTTTGTTTTGTTCTCTGCCTATATAACCTAGTTTCTGATATCCATTGTAGTGATGTAAGAAACAACAGTTTAACTGGGTATATTCCTCAAAATATAGGCAACTGCACTTCCCTCCAGGTCTTGTACGTACTTCAAACAACTTAACTAAGTGTAATTCTTCGATTAGATGCCTATTAATTAACTGAAATATGTATTCTTTACTTCCATTGGTAGGGACTTATCCTACAACCAGCTGACAGGAGAGATTCCATTCAACATTGGATTCTTACAAGTGGCAACATTGTATGTTCTTGCGATTCTCTTTGTCCTTTTGTGACTACTACTTATTTATGAAGGTTTCTTACAACTCATTTTATTGGTTAGATCCTTGCAAGGAAATCAGCTGGAGGGTCAGATTCCATCAGTAATTGGTTTAATGCAGGCGCTTGCTGTATTGTAAGTGCTGCTAATAACTTTTATCTGTAATTTGGAAGCTTTCTGAGTTTGTCCTTGCCAAAAAACAAGCTTTATGGATTTATTTGAATATTAGTCTTCATCCTTTCTTTCCatttgggaagagtttgctccTCTCATGCTATTTTGATTCCTTGTCTCAAAAGCAGAGATCTAAGCTGCAACAAGTTGACTGGACCCATCCCTTCTATTTTAGGAAATTTGACATACACAGAGAAACTGTAAGTACACGGTTGCTACTCTTACACTTTATGATTCCTGGCTATAAATTCTCAAACTTCAAAGACAATTTGAATGATCATTGGGGCTAAAATTGCTATGCTACATAATTATTATCACCTTTTCTTGATTTGTAATTGTTCTAGCCTTGTATTAATATGTAGTATTTGATACTCTGTAGTTGCCAAATTAAATATTGATTGGAATGATCATATTTTGTAGGTATTTGCATGTTAATAAGCTGACTGGATCCATTCCCCCAGAGCTTGGGAATATGGCAAGGCTTCACTACTTGTATGAACATTTTGCTATTACTCTTTGTGGCCTTCATTGGTTAATGGACTTTCTTTTTGAGTTGCATACGGGTAGAGTGAATGCAGTTTTCACTTTCGTGGTCCGAGTCATTGTGAAAATGGTTCTAATGCTTCTTACCTTTCATTATAAGTACTTTTGTAGTAATTTTTTCATCAATTTATAGATTATTTAGGATCCCGTCCCTAATATTTTGTTAAATGATTTTCTCTGTTCCTGTATATTTCAATATACTAGCATGAAGCTTTTATCAGCATTTTGTGTTTTCGATTGAATTTATTTACTGTGGATCTGTAAACTTAGAGGTCTAAGTCATTATGGCATATAAAATGTCGGCTGCGATGCGGTTTTTTGAtaatttcatgttttcttcatgATGGAAATGAAGTACTACTGTCTTTTTCAGGGAATTAAATGACAATCAACTCACTGGGCTCATCCCACCAGAGCTTGGAAAACTCACCGACTTGTTTGATCTGTATGTTCTGCTATTCTGAAGGTTTAATTTTACTTCTTGCTCCAAAGTATgattattaatgaaattttctTGCAGAAATGTTGCCAACAACCACCTTGAAGGGCCCATACCTGATAATCTCAGCTCTTGCAAAAATCTCAACAGCCTGTAAGCATTTAACCTTCTTCCTATGACTTTATTCAAGTGTGTAACCACTTTTAAATGGTTTTTAATAACATTTCCATTTGATGATAGCAATGTACATGGCAACAAATTGAATGGAAGTATCCCACATGCTTTTCAAAGGCTTGAGAGTATGACTTATTTGTAAGTCTGGTCATATGGTGTACTGAAACTATggcataaacattaaattcttaaacattttagttttatttttgcaCACAAGCAAATAGATGCACATCAATGTTGTCTTAAGTTCACATAATTTCACGTAGATTCTTTGTTTTTTGGCCTCTCAGGAATCTCTCCTCTAATAACATTACGGGTACTGTTCCTGTTGAGCTATCTCGGATTGGTAATTTGGATACTTTGTAAGTATTGACTACTTTTCTCCTTTTCGTCATTTTGCTATTACTTGCTCCTCCCTTACCTGGCCTACTTCCTCAGGGATATTTCTAATAATAGAATTAGTGGGTCCATTCCTTCTTCACTTGGTGACTTGGAGCATCTCCTCAAGTTGTGAGTTCATATGCCAAGTAATTCTAGCATCTTAAACAGCTTTCTTCTTGCTGACGCTTACTGTTTTTGTGATAGGAATTTAAGCAGAAACCAATTATCAGGAGTTATTCCAGCAGAGTTTGGTAACCTGAGAAGTGTTATGGAGATGTGagaaattatttattgttttgACTAATACAATTGGAGCATACTTTGGCGCTCTCTAACTTGGTTGTCATGTGGCATTGTAGGGATATTTCAAATAATCATCTCTCAGGAGTGATTCCTAAGGAACTTAGTCAACTTCAATACATATTCTCATTGTAAGTTAGAATTTTGACCTCCTTAAGCTGTAAGTGTTATAATATACAGAAGGGACATGCAACTGGATTTGATTTGAGCTCCTTAAGCTTCCTGACAATAGTGCTTGTATTGATGAAATGTTGAATTGTTTCCAAAGCTATAGCAAAAGATCACTTATCTGCAACTAAATAGAGTTGTTACTGCCTCTGATGAGTGTTCGTTTCATTATTTTCTGATAGCTTCTGTTATTGAAAATGCAAAATATTGCAGGAGACTGGAAAATAACAATCTTTCAGGAGACATGATGTCTCTGATCAACTGCTTCAGTCTCACTATTCTGTAAGTTTACATATTGGAATTTATCCTTTTTTCCTGAACGACACTTGAATGTTAATTTAAGGTGCTATGATTACAATGTCTGGCATTAATCGAACTAATCTATTTGCATACATGCAGAAATGTGTCTTACAACAACCTAGCTGGTGTAATTCCTACAAGCAACAACTTCTCAAGGTTTTCACCTAGCAGGTTAGAATGTTTGCTGTATCCTTTGCATTATTCTTAACTGAGAATTGTCTGAATTCGCAGctcaatattatataatttcactGTTATCATGCTTCTCCCAATTAGCCTTTCAAGACTTCCATTAAACTCATGGAACCTTTTGTGCAGTTTTATTGGGAATCCTGGTCTTTGTAGCTACTGGCTCAGTTCTCCATGCAGTATTTCTCATCCAGCAGAGCAAGGTATCATGACCTGCAATGTTATTTTTGTCAATGCTAGGAGAGTAGCCCACAGCTCGTAAGATAATGTTTCTGTCTATGCAGTTACCATTTCTAAAGCAGCAATCCTTGGGATCTCTCTTGGAGCCCTTGTAATTCTTCTCATGATCTTAGTGGCAGCATGTCGACCACATAAACCAATGCTGTTTCCAGATGGCTCACTTCACAAACCAGGTAGTTTCTAAAATTTATACAATATTGTGCTGATCACAATGAATAACTTTGGATGAGGTTTTGTTATTCAATGGATTGAGATGTGCTCCTACTCCCAGTATAATAGATTTAATATCACTGGTTCAATTATCTTAATGATCTGACTCTTGGAAGTAATTTATCAAAAGTAAAGATCATCATGAAAAGTAGAAGAAATGGTCGTCATGTGGCCTTTTTAAGCGTCACCATCAAATAgccatattaatttatttgtgcCTGTTGAACAAACAGTTACATACTCAACACCGAAGTTGGTGATCCTTCATATGAACATGACACTCCACATGTACGAGGATATCATGAGGATTACTGAGAATTTGAGTGAGAAGTATATAATTGGTTATGGTGCATCCAGCACTGTGTACAAATGTGTCCTTAAAAATTGCAAGCCTGTGGCTATCAAGAGGCTCCACTCTCACTATCCTCACTGCTTAAAAGAGTTCGAGACAGAGCTGGAAACAGTTGGAAGCATTAAGCATCGGAATCTGGTTAGCCTCCAAGCATATTCCCTGTCGTCTTCTGGGAACCTCCTGTTTTATGATTATATGGAGAATGGCAGCCTCTGGGATCTCCTGCATGGTGAGTTTTAGTGTCTCTACCCTGGTATGCAAAACTTTTGAAAATCTCAATTTTTAGTTAAATTCTTGCTCTTCATGTAGCTTTGAATTTTGGGTATATTTTCTCATAGGCCAAATTGTGACCCGATCAGAAAAGATCCGCACTACAATTCGAATTAGATACAAAATGAGAATCAGTGTTGGGGCAAAGCCTCTGTGTTATAGGGGCTGTAAATATGTGAGATTTTGGGATTTTAAGAACTCCGAGAGATTGTGTCACTCTTTTTCACTCATAGTAGAACTTGTATCTTTGCCTTAGGGATGTAGACCTTATGGTCTACCACGTTaaatttcttctctttctctattATTACGAAGTTGAGTGTATGTGTTTCTAGAATTGTGCTCTTGTCTTAACAATTCTTTATGCTATCTATATACTGGATGCCAAATCCTTGTAATGATATGTAGGTGCAGGAGTCTCCTTGCGAATATCTGAAGCTTCTTCCATTCTGTCTTTCAGGCTCTACAAAGAAGAAGCTTGACTGGGATACTCGTCTTCGGATAGCTCTTGGAGCAGCTCAAGGGCTAGCATATCTACATCATGATTGCAGTCCCCGAATTATTCACAGGGATGTAAAGTCATCAAACATTCTATTGGACAAGGATTTTGAGGCTCATCTCACTGATTTTGGTATTGCAAAGAGCTTATGCGTGTCAAAATCCCACACTTCAACCTACGTAATGGGTACTATTGGTTATATAGACCCTGAGTATGCTCGGACTTCCCGGCTTACAGAAAAGTCTGATGTGTACAGTTATGGGATTGTTCTGCTTGAGTTGCTGACCGGAAAGAAAGCAGTCGACGACGAATGCAATCTTCATCATCTGGTTTGTCTTCCTCTCAtcctttgtttctttttcttggaACTCTGTATATTTTCATGGAAAATGTTAAAAGCAGACAATGTAACTTAAGCAATCATATTGATATCTCCATCATCTGGCCTGTTGTCTATATTAGATCTTATCCAAGACAGCGAACAATGCAGTTATGGAAACTGTGGATCCTGAGATCACCTCTACTTGTAAAGATCTAGGAGCTGTAAAGAAAGTTTTTCAGCTTGCTCTCCTATGCACCAAGAGACAGCCATCAGACCGGCCGACCATGCAAGAAGTGACACAGGTCATAAGGAGCCTTGTGCCACCCTCTTTGCCACCAAAACAATGTAGCTCAGCCCCACCTGCCAAAGTTTCTTCCTACGTGGATGAGTATGCAAATCTCAAGACTCCACACATGGTGAATTGTCCCTCGATGAGCACTTCAGATGGCCAACTCTTTGTGAAATTTGACGAGGTAATATCCCAGAACAGCGAAAGGAATATTCAAGCAGCAACATAGTAGGATAATGCATATTCCAACATGGTTGATCTGTGAGttgaaattgtataaatattttcGGTTATCGGTAATTGTAGCTACtagggaaaagaagaaaaagaaaagatgggACTACTTAGTACAAGGAACTCTGTGCATGTATGCTTGTAACGTATAAAATCATTGCTGCAATTTTGTCACCGTCCAGAGTGGAACAACCGGTGGCCTGGTGGCTT
The genomic region above belongs to Manihot esculenta cultivar AM560-2 chromosome 3, M.esculenta_v8, whole genome shotgun sequence and contains:
- the LOC110611904 gene encoding LRR receptor-like serine/threonine-protein kinase ERECTA is translated as MAFHIEFALLALLLWLGFGSADSDDGETLLEIKKSFGDVDSVLYDWKESPSSSSDYCVWRGVACDNVTFNVIALNLSGLNLDGEISPAIGNLKDLVSIDLRGNRLSGQIPDEIGDCFSLKSLDLSFNEIHGDMPFSISRLKHLEFLILKNNQLTGPIPSTLSQIPNLKVLDLAQNKLSGEIPQLIYWNEVLQYLGLRGNNLVGTLSPEMCQLTGLWYFDVRNNSLTGYIPQNIGNCTSLQVLDLSYNQLTGEIPFNIGFLQVATLSLQGNQLEGQIPSVIGLMQALAVLDLSCNKLTGPIPSILGNLTYTEKLYLHVNKLTGSIPPELGNMARLHYLELNDNQLTGLIPPELGKLTDLFDLNVANNHLEGPIPDNLSSCKNLNSLNVHGNKLNGSIPHAFQRLESMTYLNLSSNNITGTVPVELSRIGNLDTLDISNNRISGSIPSSLGDLEHLLKLNLSRNQLSGVIPAEFGNLRSVMEMDISNNHLSGVIPKELSQLQYIFSLRLENNNLSGDMMSLINCFSLTILNVSYNNLAGVIPTSNNFSRFSPSSFIGNPGLCSYWLSSPCSISHPAEQVTISKAAILGISLGALVILLMILVAACRPHKPMLFPDGSLHKPVTYSTPKLVILHMNMTLHMYEDIMRITENLSEKYIIGYGASSTVYKCVLKNCKPVAIKRLHSHYPHCLKEFETELETVGSIKHRNLVSLQAYSLSSSGNLLFYDYMENGSLWDLLHGSTKKKLDWDTRLRIALGAAQGLAYLHHDCSPRIIHRDVKSSNILLDKDFEAHLTDFGIAKSLCVSKSHTSTYVMGTIGYIDPEYARTSRLTEKSDVYSYGIVLLELLTGKKAVDDECNLHHLILSKTANNAVMETVDPEITSTCKDLGAVKKVFQLALLCTKRQPSDRPTMQEVTQVIRSLVPPSLPPKQCSSAPPAKVSSYVDEYANLKTPHMVNCPSMSTSDGQLFVKFDEVISQNSERNIQAAT